The following proteins are encoded in a genomic region of bacterium:
- a CDS encoding LLM class flavin-dependent oxidoreductase: MGEATDFTLSLPNRGVLLGFLTVGQLLDAAEAADTSGSFGAVSIGDNLLEKPRVEVVALLGALAARTRRLRLNVGCLSSFILRDPILFAIQWASLDVISGGRMELCVCIGGGDDREMRPYHMSKRERVPRLLEAIKVVRRLWEEDRVSFGGRFHRFEDVTVQPKPVQRHLPIYLANAPDPDGPTEVVDRMLLRALRHADGWHPTGLTPTQFGVLRSRLEALAAAEGKDLSTFSIGCGSLVNIQPDPVKARQEAEDYVRRYWPDTYGPRSFERLIFGPPAAVAEGILRYWEAGCRRIAVRLGALNYRTQMPLLLNEVMPAVWEGVAARAR; the protein is encoded by the coding sequence ATGGGTGAGGCAACCGACTTCACGCTGAGCCTGCCCAATCGGGGAGTACTGCTGGGGTTCTTGACCGTGGGACAGCTACTGGACGCCGCCGAGGCCGCCGACACATCGGGGTCGTTCGGCGCCGTCAGCATCGGGGACAATCTCCTGGAGAAGCCGCGGGTCGAAGTCGTCGCGTTGTTGGGTGCACTTGCCGCCCGAACGCGGCGGCTTCGGTTGAACGTGGGATGCCTGTCCAGTTTCATCTTGCGCGACCCGATCTTGTTTGCCATTCAGTGGGCAAGCCTCGACGTGATCAGCGGGGGCCGGATGGAGCTCTGCGTCTGCATCGGCGGGGGAGATGACCGAGAGATGCGGCCGTACCACATGTCGAAGCGGGAACGCGTGCCCCGGCTTCTGGAGGCGATCAAGGTGGTCCGGCGACTCTGGGAGGAGGACCGTGTCAGTTTCGGGGGACGGTTTCACCGCTTCGAAGATGTCACCGTCCAACCCAAACCGGTGCAGCGTCACCTGCCGATCTACCTCGCCAACGCGCCGGATCCGGACGGGCCCACGGAGGTCGTGGACCGGATGTTGCTGCGCGCCCTGCGGCATGCGGACGGCTGGCATCCTACCGGACTGACGCCCACCCAGTTCGGGGTGCTTCGCTCGCGGCTCGAAGCGCTCGCGGCTGCGGAGGGGAAGGATCTTTCCACGTTCTCGATCGGCTGTGGGAGCCTGGTCAACATCCAGCCGGATCCCGTCAAGGCGCGACAGGAAGCGGAGGACTACGTCCGCCGATACTGGCCGGATACGTACGGACCGCGCAGCTTCGAACGGCTGATCTTCGGGCCGCCCGCCGCCGTGGCGGAGGGCATCCTGCGGTATTGGGAGGCCGGTTGCCGAAGGATCGCCGTCCGGCTAGGCGCTCTCAACTACCGCACCCAGATGCCGCTGTTGTTGAACGAGGTGATGCCCGCGGTGTGGGAGGGCGTCGCCGCCCGCGCCCGTTAG
- a CDS encoding ABC transporter permease, with the protein MTALFRDRPTVLAAGTVLALVCTCVLLPYATRSAYDVQDLSQLFHGPSRTHWLGTDQFGRDVATRLAYGGRISFLISGTAVVVHTATGVTAGTLAGFYGGRVDAGLMRVTDIFLAFPDLLFLILITGLLGPSILNIIIALSVVGWAGMARQVRAEVLTLREQEFVTAARALGAPQRRIMVRHVLTNIMTVALVRASLDIGPVILAEATLSFLGIGVQPPMPSWGVMIAEGLPYLRTYPYLTVVPSLVLCAAILSLTFVGEGVAQMFDPRWRTVVQANGRGRRRPPTPRASPRSTTAASGCGS; encoded by the coding sequence TCGACCTACCGTCCTCGCGGCGGGCACCGTCTTGGCGCTCGTCTGTACCTGTGTACTCCTGCCGTACGCCACGCGATCCGCGTACGATGTGCAGGACTTGTCCCAGTTGTTCCACGGCCCGAGCCGAACCCACTGGCTCGGCACGGATCAATTCGGCCGCGATGTTGCGACGCGACTGGCATACGGAGGGCGCATCTCTTTCCTGATCAGCGGCACTGCCGTCGTCGTGCACACCGCGACCGGCGTGACCGCGGGAACGCTGGCGGGTTTTTATGGAGGGCGGGTCGACGCCGGGCTGATGCGCGTGACGGACATCTTTCTGGCGTTCCCCGACTTGCTGTTCCTGATCCTCATTACCGGATTGCTCGGACCGAGCATTCTGAATATTATCATCGCCCTCTCCGTGGTCGGGTGGGCGGGCATGGCACGTCAGGTACGTGCGGAAGTACTCACGCTTCGGGAGCAGGAGTTTGTCACGGCCGCCCGGGCGCTCGGTGCGCCGCAGCGTCGCATCATGGTACGTCACGTGCTCACAAATATCATGACCGTGGCGCTCGTCCGGGCGTCGCTTGACATCGGACCCGTCATCCTTGCGGAGGCGACCCTCTCCTTTCTTGGGATTGGTGTGCAACCCCCGATGCCGTCTTGGGGGGTGATGATCGCGGAGGGTCTGCCCTACCTGAGGACGTACCCGTACCTAACGGTCGTCCCAAGTCTTGTCCTGTGCGCAGCCATTCTCTCGCTCACATTCGTGGGAGAGGGCGTGGCCCAGATGTTTGATCCACGGTGGCGGACGGTAGTGCAGGCTAACGGGCGCGGGCGGCGACGCCCTCCCACACCGCGGGCATCACCTCGTTCAACAACAGCGGCATCTGGGTGCGGTAGTTGA